In Enterobacter sp. 638, a single window of DNA contains:
- the phnN gene encoding ribose 1,5-bisphosphokinase, producing MMGKLIWLMGPSGSGKDSLLTALRQQEHTRLLVAHRYITRAANAGSENHIALSEQEFFTRAGQNLLVLSWHANGFYYGVGVEIDLWLHAGFDVLVNGSRAHLQQARARYGQALLPVCLQVSPDVLRHRLQNRGRETAREIDERLERAARYTPSDCYLLNNDGSLLQSVDNLIALIRQKEKRHACL from the coding sequence CTGATGGGAAAACTGATCTGGCTAATGGGGCCGTCTGGCTCCGGAAAAGACAGCCTGCTGACGGCGCTGCGCCAGCAGGAACATACACGGCTGTTAGTGGCGCATCGTTACATTACGCGTGCGGCCAATGCAGGCAGCGAGAACCATATCGCCCTGAGCGAGCAGGAATTTTTTACCCGCGCCGGGCAAAATTTACTGGTACTGAGCTGGCACGCGAACGGCTTTTATTACGGCGTCGGCGTGGAGATCGACCTGTGGCTGCATGCCGGATTTGACGTGCTGGTGAACGGTTCGCGCGCCCATTTGCAACAGGCGCGCGCCCGGTACGGACAGGCGCTGCTGCCGGTCTGTTTGCAGGTCTCGCCTGACGTGCTGCGTCATCGCCTGCAAAACCGAGGGCGGGAAACCGCGCGTGAGATTGACGAGCGGCTGGAGCGCGCCGCGCGCTATACGCCATCCGACTGTTATCTCCTCAATAACGACGGAAGTTTGCTACAGTCAGTCGATAATTTGATCGCGCTTATTCGCCAGAAGGAAAAACGCCATGCCTGCCTGTGA
- a CDS encoding helix-turn-helix domain-containing protein → MITDTARAIEATKQLVDAVPFLGGSSSESDYREALALVDYLIEKDDENPLIDFLASKIADYENNSDRFAEFNKSVAEMPVGVALLRTLIDQYKLSYADLKEEIGSKSLVSQILSGQRSLTITHIKALSARFGVRPEWFL, encoded by the coding sequence ATGATCACTGATACCGCAAGAGCCATTGAGGCCACTAAACAACTCGTCGACGCTGTTCCTTTCCTGGGTGGCAGTTCTTCAGAGAGTGATTATCGCGAAGCCCTGGCGCTGGTGGATTATCTGATCGAGAAAGACGATGAAAATCCCCTGATTGACTTCCTCGCGAGCAAAATTGCCGACTATGAAAATAATAGCGACCGCTTCGCTGAGTTTAATAAATCTGTCGCTGAAATGCCTGTCGGCGTTGCTCTGCTGCGCACGCTGATCGATCAGTACAAGCTTTCTTACGCTGATCTGAAAGAAGAGATTGGTTCGAAATCACTGGTCAGCCAAATCTTATCCGGACAACGCTCTCTGACCATCACCCACATTAAGGCGCTTTCTGCACGCTTCGGTGTGAGACCGGAATGGTTCCTGTAA
- the phnH gene encoding phosphonate C-P lyase system protein PhnH — protein MTLKPAFTLPVQDAQHSFRRLLKAMSEPGVIVSLHQLTHGWQPLNLATTSVLLTLADSDTPVWLSTSLQNDIASQNLRFHTSAPLVDQPQQALFAVADEKISHEQLNALSEGSAVAPETSATLILQVSSLSGGRMLRLTGAGIADERMVAPQLPECIIHELTERPHPFPLGIDLILTCGERLLAIPRTTHVEVC, from the coding sequence ATGACTCTCAAACCCGCTTTTACGCTGCCCGTGCAGGATGCCCAACACAGTTTCCGTCGTCTGCTCAAAGCCATGAGCGAGCCGGGCGTGATTGTCTCGCTGCATCAGCTCACCCACGGCTGGCAGCCGCTTAATCTCGCGACCACCAGCGTGCTGCTGACGCTCGCTGACAGCGACACGCCCGTATGGCTTTCCACCAGCCTGCAAAATGATATCGCCAGCCAAAACCTGCGTTTTCACACCAGCGCACCGCTGGTCGATCAGCCGCAGCAGGCGTTGTTCGCCGTGGCGGATGAAAAAATCAGCCACGAGCAGTTGAACGCACTTTCCGAAGGCTCAGCCGTCGCGCCGGAAACCAGCGCCACGCTGATTTTGCAGGTCTCAAGCCTGAGCGGCGGTCGCATGCTGCGCCTGACGGGCGCCGGGATTGCCGATGAACGTATGGTCGCCCCGCAGTTACCGGAATGCATCATTCATGAACTCACCGAGCGACCGCATCCGTTCCCGCTGGGTATCGATTTGATCCTCACCTGCGGCGAGCGCCTGCTGGCGATTCCACGGACCACGCATGTCGAGGTGTGCTGA
- a CDS encoding carbon-phosphorus lyase complex subunit PhnI, translated as MYVAVKGGEKAIAAAHALQESRRRGDEALPELGVAQIEQQLNLAVDRVMTEGGIADRELAALALKQASGDNVEAIFLLRAYRTTLAKLAVSEPINTAEMRLERRISAVYKDIPGGQLLGPTYDYTHRLLDFTLLANGEIPALQTRDAEHASSPHVFSLLANQGLAKAEEDSGATPDDVTRTPPVYPCSRSSRLQQLMRGDEGYLLAMAYSTQRGYGRNHPFAAEIRSGQVDIEIVPEELGFAVNVGELLLTECEMVNGFVAPAQEDPHFTRGYGLVFGMGERKAMAMALVDRALQAPDYDENIAGPAQDEEFVLAHADNVEAAGFVSHLKLPHYVDFQAELELLKRLQRERKNG; from the coding sequence ATGTACGTTGCCGTCAAAGGGGGCGAGAAGGCGATAGCCGCCGCCCATGCGTTGCAGGAATCCAGACGACGCGGCGATGAAGCGCTGCCCGAGCTGGGCGTCGCCCAAATAGAACAGCAGCTCAATCTCGCCGTCGATCGCGTGATGACCGAAGGCGGCATTGCCGACCGCGAGCTGGCAGCACTGGCGCTGAAACAGGCCAGCGGCGATAACGTCGAAGCCATTTTCCTGCTGCGCGCCTACCGCACGACGCTGGCAAAACTGGCGGTGAGCGAGCCGATTAACACCGCCGAGATGCGCCTTGAGCGCCGAATCTCGGCGGTCTACAAAGATATCCCTGGCGGCCAACTGCTGGGCCCGACCTACGATTACACCCATCGCCTGCTGGATTTTACCCTGCTGGCAAACGGTGAAATCCCGGCGCTGCAAACCCGCGATGCCGAGCACGCGTCGTCCCCGCACGTGTTTAGCCTGCTGGCGAATCAGGGGCTGGCGAAAGCGGAAGAAGATTCGGGCGCCACGCCCGATGACGTGACCCGTACGCCGCCGGTTTATCCCTGCTCACGTTCGTCGCGCCTGCAACAGCTGATGCGCGGCGACGAAGGTTATCTGCTGGCGATGGCTTATTCCACGCAGCGCGGCTACGGGCGCAATCACCCGTTTGCGGCGGAAATTCGCAGCGGCCAGGTGGATATCGAAATTGTGCCGGAAGAGCTGGGTTTTGCGGTGAACGTTGGCGAACTGCTGCTCACCGAGTGCGAAATGGTCAACGGATTTGTCGCGCCAGCGCAGGAAGATCCCCATTTTACACGGGGCTACGGGCTGGTGTTTGGCATGGGCGAGCGTAAAGCGATGGCGATGGCGCTGGTTGACCGCGCGCTACAGGCCCCCGATTACGACGAGAATATTGCGGGCCCAGCGCAGGACGAAGAGTTTGTGCTGGCGCACGCGGATAACGTCGAGGCGGCGGGCTTTGTCTCACACCTCAAACTGCCTCACTACGTCGATTTCCAGGCCGAGCTGGAACTGCTGAAACGTCTGCAACGGGAGCGCAAAAATGGCTAA
- the phnM gene encoding alpha-D-ribose 1-methylphosphonate 5-triphosphate diphosphatase: MIINNVKLVLENEVVEGSIEVQDGEIRAFAETQSRTPAAMDGEGGWLLPGLIELHTDNLDKFFTPRPKVDWPAHSAMSSHDALMVASGITTVLDAVAIGDVRDGGDRLENLEKMINAVEDTQKRGLNRAEHRLHLRCELPHHTTLPLFEKLVGREPVSLVSLMDHSPGQRQFANIEKYREYYQGKYSLSDDEMARYEEEQLALAAQWSQPNRLSIAAMCRERNIALASHDDATHDHVLESHQLGSVIAEFPTTFEAAEASRKHGMNVLMGAPNIVRGGSHSGNVAASQLASLGLLDILSSDYYPASLLDAAFLVADDAGNRFTLPQAIRLVTKNPADALNLQDRGVIGEGKRADLVLAHRKGEHVHIDHVWRQGKRVF, from the coding sequence ATGATTATCAATAACGTCAAACTGGTGCTGGAAAACGAGGTCGTCGAAGGATCGATTGAAGTCCAGGACGGCGAAATCCGCGCCTTTGCCGAAACGCAAAGCCGAACGCCTGCGGCGATGGACGGCGAAGGCGGCTGGCTGTTGCCGGGGCTTATCGAACTGCACACCGATAACCTCGACAAATTCTTCACGCCGCGCCCGAAGGTGGACTGGCCCGCCCATTCGGCGATGAGCAGCCACGACGCGCTGATGGTCGCCAGCGGGATCACCACCGTGCTGGACGCGGTGGCGATTGGCGATGTGCGTGACGGCGGTGATCGCCTGGAAAACCTCGAAAAGATGATTAATGCGGTGGAAGATACACAGAAGCGCGGCCTGAATCGCGCCGAACACCGCCTGCATCTGCGCTGCGAACTGCCGCATCACACCACCCTGCCGCTGTTTGAAAAGCTGGTTGGCCGCGAGCCGGTGTCGTTGGTCTCGTTAATGGATCACTCGCCGGGTCAGCGCCAGTTCGCCAATATTGAAAAGTATCGTGAATATTATCAGGGCAAATATTCGCTCAGCGATGATGAAATGGCGCGCTACGAAGAGGAACAGCTGGCGCTGGCCGCGCAATGGTCGCAGCCGAACCGGCTGTCAATTGCCGCGATGTGCCGGGAGCGCAATATTGCCCTCGCGAGTCATGACGACGCCACGCACGATCATGTTCTCGAGTCCCATCAGCTTGGCAGCGTGATCGCCGAATTTCCCACCACGTTCGAAGCGGCAGAAGCCTCACGTAAGCACGGGATGAACGTCCTGATGGGTGCGCCGAATATCGTGCGCGGCGGATCGCATTCCGGCAACGTTGCCGCCAGCCAGCTTGCCTCGCTCGGGCTGCTGGATATTCTCTCGTCCGACTATTATCCCGCCAGCCTGCTGGATGCGGCTTTCCTCGTTGCCGACGATGCAGGCAACCGCTTTACCCTGCCGCAGGCGATTCGTCTGGTGACCAAAAACCCGGCGGATGCGCTGAACCTACAGGATCGCGGCGTCATCGGTGAAGGCAAACGAGCCGACCTGGTGCTGGCGCATCGCAAAGGCGAGCACGTTCATATTGACCACGTCTGGCGTCAGGGAAAACGGGTGTTCTGA
- the phnP gene encoding phosphonate metabolism protein PhnP yields MSLTITLMGTGGAQLVPVFGCDCAACRRARLQEAHRRRPCSAAVKFNDAVTLLDAGIPHLMDDWPAGSFQQFLLTHYHMDHVQGLFPLRWGVGATIPVYAPPDDAGCDDLFKHPGILDFSHTVESFVMFELQGLRVTPLPLNHSKLTFGYLLESAHSRVAWLSDTAGLPEKTVKFLLNNQPQCIVIDCSHAPCEETPRNHCDLNTIIALNEVIGCPQVILTHISHQFDVWLMDNPLPDGFEAGYDGMVLVLD; encoded by the coding sequence ATGAGTTTGACGATTACGCTGATGGGAACGGGCGGCGCGCAGCTGGTGCCGGTCTTTGGCTGCGACTGCGCGGCATGTCGTCGGGCGCGATTACAGGAGGCTCATCGCCGTCGCCCGTGCAGCGCGGCGGTCAAATTCAACGACGCGGTGACGCTGCTGGACGCGGGTATTCCGCATCTGATGGATGACTGGCCGGCGGGCAGTTTTCAGCAGTTTTTGCTGACGCATTACCATATGGATCACGTACAGGGGCTGTTCCCGCTACGCTGGGGCGTGGGCGCAACCATTCCCGTGTACGCCCCGCCGGACGACGCGGGCTGCGACGATCTGTTCAAACATCCCGGTATTCTGGATTTCAGCCACACAGTAGAATCCTTTGTGATGTTCGAACTCCAGGGTTTACGGGTGACGCCGCTGCCGCTGAACCACTCTAAGCTGACGTTTGGCTATCTGCTGGAAAGCGCGCACAGCCGCGTGGCGTGGCTGTCTGACACCGCCGGGCTGCCGGAAAAAACGGTAAAATTTCTGCTCAACAACCAACCGCAGTGCATCGTTATCGATTGCAGCCACGCGCCGTGCGAGGAAACGCCGCGTAATCATTGCGATCTGAACACGATTATCGCACTCAATGAGGTGATTGGCTGCCCGCAGGTAATTTTGACTCACATCAGCCACCAGTTTGACGTGTGGCTGATGGATAACCCATTGCCAGACGGGTTTGAAGCGGGGTACGACGGGATGGTTTTGGTGCTGGATTGA
- a CDS encoding type II toxin-antitoxin system HigB family toxin — translation MHVISKEPFEEAAKHYPNDSLALLALYRLLRETDFVSPTELRTLIPSLDNFKHRNKWWVLDVGGNNLRIVAYINFVNKRFYVKHIVTHSEYDKLNRYYRENKE, via the coding sequence ATGCACGTCATTTCGAAAGAGCCTTTTGAGGAAGCGGCAAAGCACTACCCAAACGATTCGTTAGCTCTTCTGGCGTTGTACCGCTTACTTCGTGAGACAGATTTTGTTTCACCGACAGAACTGAGAACGTTAATACCGAGTCTGGATAATTTTAAGCATCGGAATAAATGGTGGGTATTAGATGTGGGGGGCAACAACTTGAGGATTGTCGCTTACATCAATTTTGTGAATAAACGCTTTTACGTGAAGCATATCGTCACCCACTCTGAATACGATAAGTTGAACCGCTACTACAGGGAGAACAAAGAATGA
- the phnJ gene encoding alpha-D-ribose 1-methylphosphonate 5-phosphate C-P-lyase PhnJ, translated as MANLSGYNFAYLDEQTKRMIRRAILKAVAIPGYQVPFGGREMPMPYGWGTGGIQLTASVIGETDVLKVIDQGADDTTNAVSIRNFFRRVTGVNTTEKTEDATLIQTRHRIPETPLSEDQILIFQVPIPEPLRFIEPRETETRTMHALEEYGVMQVKLYEDIARFGHIATTYAYPVKVNGRYVMDPSPIPKFDNPKMDMMPALQLFGAGREKRIYAVPPYTRVESLDFDDHPFTVQEWDEPCAICGSKHSYLDEVVLDDTGKRMFVCSDTDFCRQQSEANGQ; from the coding sequence ATGGCTAACCTCAGCGGGTATAACTTTGCTTATCTGGACGAGCAAACCAAGCGCATGATCCGCCGCGCCATCTTAAAAGCGGTAGCCATTCCCGGCTATCAGGTACCGTTTGGTGGCCGTGAAATGCCGATGCCGTACGGCTGGGGAACTGGCGGAATTCAGCTTACCGCCAGCGTAATTGGCGAGACGGACGTGCTGAAGGTCATCGACCAGGGCGCAGACGACACCACCAATGCCGTGTCGATCCGCAACTTCTTCAGGCGCGTCACGGGCGTGAACACCACCGAAAAAACCGAAGACGCCACGCTCATTCAAACCCGCCACCGCATCCCGGAAACGCCGCTGAGCGAAGATCAAATTTTGATTTTCCAGGTGCCGATCCCGGAACCGTTGCGCTTTATTGAGCCGCGCGAAACCGAAACCCGCACCATGCACGCCCTGGAAGAGTACGGCGTGATGCAGGTGAAACTGTACGAAGACATCGCCCGCTTCGGCCATATCGCCACCACCTACGCCTATCCGGTGAAAGTGAACGGGCGCTACGTGATGGACCCGTCACCCATCCCGAAATTCGATAACCCGAAAATGGACATGATGCCCGCGCTGCAGCTGTTTGGTGCGGGACGCGAAAAGCGCATCTACGCCGTGCCGCCGTATACGCGTGTCGAAAGCCTGGATTTCGACGATCACCCGTTCACGGTGCAGGAGTGGGACGAGCCGTGCGCTATCTGCGGCTCCAAACACAGCTATCTCGACGAAGTGGTGCTGGACGATACGGGCAAACGGATGTTTGTCTGCTCCGACACCGATTTCTGTCGCCAACAGAGCGAGGCGAACGGCCAATGA
- the phnE gene encoding phosphonate ABC transporter, permease protein PhnE: protein MRTITVPPPKRSWFSLISWAILLAVLVVSWKGAEMNPLMLIQDSGNMATFAADFFPPDFSQWQDYLSEMAVTMQIAVWGTALAVVLSIPFGLMSAENIVPWWIYQPMRRLMDACRAINEMVFAMLFVVAVGLGPFAGVMALFIHTTGVLSKLLSEAVEAIEPGPVEGIRATGANKIEEILYGVLPQVMPLLISYSLYRFESNVRSATVVGMVGAGGIGVTLWEAIRGFQFQQTCALMVLIIMTVSLLDFLSQRLRKHFI, encoded by the coding sequence ATGCGAACCATCACCGTTCCACCGCCAAAGCGCAGCTGGTTCTCGCTGATCAGTTGGGCCATTTTGCTGGCGGTCCTGGTCGTCTCCTGGAAGGGCGCGGAAATGAACCCGCTGATGCTCATTCAGGACTCCGGCAACATGGCGACCTTCGCCGCCGACTTCTTCCCGCCAGACTTTAGCCAGTGGCAGGATTACCTCAGCGAAATGGCGGTCACCATGCAAATCGCCGTCTGGGGCACCGCGCTCGCGGTGGTTCTCTCGATTCCATTTGGCCTGATGAGCGCCGAAAACATCGTGCCGTGGTGGATTTACCAGCCGATGCGCCGCCTGATGGACGCCTGCCGCGCCATCAACGAAATGGTGTTCGCGATGCTGTTCGTGGTCGCCGTCGGTTTGGGCCCTTTCGCGGGCGTCATGGCGCTGTTTATCCACACCACCGGCGTGCTCTCCAAGCTGCTTTCCGAAGCGGTCGAAGCCATTGAACCCGGTCCCGTCGAAGGCATCCGCGCAACGGGTGCCAATAAAATCGAAGAAATTCTCTACGGCGTGCTGCCCCAGGTAATGCCGCTGCTGATCTCCTACTCACTCTACCGTTTTGAATCCAACGTGCGCTCCGCCACGGTGGTCGGCATGGTTGGCGCAGGCGGAATCGGCGTCACGCTCTGGGAAGCGATCCGCGGCTTCCAGTTCCAGCAAACTTGCGCGTTGATGGTGTTAATCATCATGACCGTCAGCCTGCTGGATTTCCTGTCTCAACGTTTGCGTAAGCACTTCATCTAA
- the phnF gene encoding phosphonate metabolism transcriptional regulator PhnF — MHLSRHPTSYPTRWQEIAAKLEVELRTHYRCGDFLPAEQQLADRYEVNRHTLRRAIDQLVERGWVQRRQGVGVLVLMRPFDYPLNSQARFSQNLLDQGSHPTSEKLLSVLRPASSHIADALGIQEGDNVVHLRTLRRVNGVAVCQIDHYFADLALWPILQNFSSGSLHDFLFESTGIALKRTQTRISARRAQAKESKVLEIPNMAPLLCVRTLNHRDGEINATEYSVSLTRADMIEFTMEH; from the coding sequence ATGCACTTATCCAGACATCCGACCAGTTACCCAACCCGCTGGCAAGAGATTGCCGCAAAGCTCGAAGTGGAGCTGCGCACCCACTACCGCTGCGGGGATTTTTTGCCCGCCGAGCAACAGCTCGCCGACCGCTATGAAGTGAATCGCCATACCCTGCGCCGCGCCATTGACCAGCTAGTTGAGCGCGGCTGGGTACAGCGCCGTCAGGGCGTGGGCGTGCTGGTCCTGATGCGTCCGTTCGACTACCCGCTCAATTCCCAGGCGCGCTTTAGCCAGAATTTACTCGATCAGGGCAGCCACCCGACCAGCGAAAAACTGCTCTCGGTGCTGCGCCCGGCCTCCAGCCATATCGCCGATGCGCTGGGGATTCAGGAGGGAGATAACGTGGTGCATCTGCGCACGCTGCGTCGCGTTAACGGCGTGGCTGTCTGTCAGATCGACCACTACTTCGCTGACCTCGCCCTGTGGCCGATTCTGCAAAATTTCTCCAGCGGCTCGCTGCATGATTTTCTGTTTGAGTCGACCGGGATCGCGCTCAAGCGCACCCAGACGCGGATCAGCGCCCGTCGCGCGCAGGCCAAAGAGAGCAAAGTGCTGGAGATCCCCAACATGGCACCGCTGCTCTGCGTGCGCACCCTTAACCATCGTGACGGTGAGATCAATGCGACGGAATACTCCGTCAGCCTGACCCGCGCCGACATGATCGAATTCACCATGGAGCACTGA
- the phnL gene encoding phosphonate C-P lyase system protein PhnL, whose amino-acid sequence MIRVENVSKTFVLHQQNGVRLPVLQNASLEVNGGECVVLHGHSGSGKSTLLRSLYANYLPDEGHIHIRHGDEWVDLVQAPARKVLEVRRATIGWVSQFLRVIPRISALDVVMQPLLDLGVPREACAAKAANLLTRLNVPQRLWHLAPSTFSGGEQQRVNIARGFIVDYPILLLDEPTASLDAKNSAAVVELIEHAKTRGAAIVGIFHDATVRDRVADRLHAMGVAP is encoded by the coding sequence ATGATCCGCGTAGAAAATGTCAGTAAAACGTTTGTGCTCCATCAGCAAAACGGCGTGCGCCTGCCGGTCCTGCAAAACGCCTCGCTCGAGGTAAACGGCGGCGAATGCGTGGTGCTACACGGTCATTCCGGCAGTGGAAAATCGACGCTTTTGCGCTCGCTGTACGCCAACTATTTGCCCGACGAAGGGCATATTCATATTCGCCACGGTGATGAATGGGTGGATCTGGTGCAGGCCCCGGCGCGCAAAGTGCTGGAAGTGCGTCGGGCGACGATCGGCTGGGTGAGCCAGTTCCTGCGGGTGATCCCGCGGATCTCCGCCCTCGACGTGGTGATGCAGCCGCTGCTGGATCTGGGCGTGCCGCGCGAAGCGTGTGCCGCAAAGGCCGCGAATTTGCTGACGCGCCTGAACGTACCGCAACGCCTGTGGCATCTCGCGCCATCGACATTTTCCGGCGGGGAGCAGCAGCGCGTGAATATCGCGCGCGGGTTTATCGTCGATTACCCCATTTTACTGCTCGATGAACCGACCGCCTCGCTAGACGCCAAAAACAGCGCCGCCGTCGTCGAACTGATTGAACACGCCAAAACGCGGGGTGCAGCGATCGTCGGGATCTTTCACGACGCTACGGTGCGCGATCGCGTGGCGGATCGTTTGCATGCCATGGGAGTCGCACCATGA
- the phnO gene encoding aminoalkylphosphonate N-acetyltransferase encodes MPACELRPATPEDAQAVYGLICELKQAEFDRDAFLAGFLANLQDRNMHYQLADLDGQTVGMIGLHLQFHLHHVNWIGEIQELVVLPQARGLKVGSQLLAWAEDEARKVGAEMTELSTSVKRVDAHRFYLREGYAQSHYRFTKPL; translated from the coding sequence ATGCCTGCCTGTGAACTCCGCCCCGCCACCCCTGAAGATGCTCAGGCCGTTTACGGCCTGATTTGCGAACTCAAACAGGCGGAATTCGATCGTGACGCGTTTCTGGCGGGCTTTCTCGCCAATCTTCAGGATCGCAACATGCATTATCAGCTGGCGGATCTGGACGGACAGACCGTCGGCATGATTGGCCTGCATCTGCAATTTCACCTCCATCACGTTAACTGGATCGGCGAAATTCAGGAGCTGGTGGTACTGCCGCAGGCGCGCGGTCTGAAGGTCGGTAGCCAGCTGCTGGCCTGGGCCGAAGACGAAGCGCGCAAAGTGGGTGCGGAGATGACGGAGCTGTCGACCAGCGTGAAGCGCGTCGATGCCCACCGTTTTTATCTTCGCGAAGGGTATGCCCAGAGCCACTATAGATTCACTAAACCTCTGTAA
- the phnK gene encoding phosphonate C-P lyase system protein PhnK: protein MKPLLSVNNLTHLYAPGKGFSDVSFELWPGEVLGIVGESGSGKTTLLKSISARLTPQNGEIRYQDESLYGMSEAERRRLLRTEWGVVHQHPMDGLRRQVSAGGNIGERLMATGARHYGNIRATAQQWLEEVEIPASRIDDLPTTFSGGMQQRLQIARNLVTHPKLVFMDEPTGGLDVSVQARLLDLLRGLVVELDLAVVIVTHDLGVARLLADRLLVMKQGQVVESGLTDRVLDDPHHPYTQLLVSSVLQN from the coding sequence ATGAAACCGCTGCTTTCGGTGAATAATCTGACCCATTTATACGCGCCAGGAAAAGGCTTTAGCGACGTGTCGTTTGAGCTGTGGCCGGGCGAAGTGCTGGGCATTGTCGGTGAATCCGGCTCAGGCAAAACCACGCTGCTGAAATCTATTTCCGCGCGCTTAACGCCGCAAAATGGCGAAATTCGCTATCAGGATGAGTCGCTGTACGGCATGAGTGAAGCCGAGCGCCGCCGTCTGCTGCGCACCGAATGGGGCGTGGTGCATCAGCACCCGATGGACGGACTGCGCCGCCAGGTGTCGGCGGGCGGGAACATCGGTGAACGGCTGATGGCCACCGGCGCACGCCATTACGGCAATATCCGCGCCACCGCCCAGCAGTGGCTGGAGGAGGTGGAAATCCCCGCGTCGCGCATTGACGACCTGCCGACCACGTTTTCCGGCGGGATGCAGCAGCGCCTGCAAATCGCCCGCAATCTGGTGACCCATCCAAAACTGGTGTTTATGGATGAGCCAACCGGTGGACTGGACGTGTCGGTCCAGGCGCGGCTGCTGGATTTGCTGCGCGGGCTGGTGGTGGAACTGGATCTCGCGGTGGTGATTGTCACCCACGATTTAGGCGTAGCACGTCTGCTGGCGGATCGTTTGCTGGTCATGAAGCAGGGCCAGGTGGTGGAAAGTGGTTTAACCGACCGAGTGCTCGACGATCCGCATCACCCCTACACGCAGCTGCTGGTGTCATCCGTTTTGCAGAACTAA
- the phnG gene encoding phosphonate C-P lyase system protein PhnG, whose translation MPFTLSTRQRWMSVLAHSQPAALQAHMHRLNIAADYESIRAPEIGLVQIQARMGGTGARFFAGDATLTRAVIRLTSGTLGYSYLLGRNKDHAERCAVIDALLQEQPHFQTLMETLIAPLEADRAARIAARQAEVNTSRVDFFTLVRGDNA comes from the coding sequence ATGCCTTTCACCCTCTCCACTCGCCAGCGCTGGATGAGCGTGCTCGCGCATAGCCAGCCCGCCGCGCTGCAGGCACACATGCATCGGCTGAATATCGCTGCGGACTATGAGTCAATCCGCGCGCCCGAAATTGGTCTGGTACAGATTCAGGCGCGGATGGGCGGCACCGGCGCACGTTTTTTTGCCGGTGACGCCACGCTCACGCGCGCGGTGATTCGCCTCACCAGCGGGACGCTCGGCTATAGCTATCTGCTCGGACGCAACAAAGACCACGCCGAGCGGTGCGCCGTTATCGACGCGTTGCTGCAAGAACAACCCCATTTCCAGACCCTAATGGAAACCTTAATTGCCCCGCTGGAAGCCGATCGCGCCGCACGTATCGCCGCACGTCAGGCCGAAGTGAACACCAGCCGGGTCGACTTCTTTACGCTCGTTCGCGGAGATAACGCATGA